A genomic segment from Aegilops tauschii subsp. strangulata cultivar AL8/78 chromosome 1, Aet v6.0, whole genome shotgun sequence encodes:
- the LOC141042099 gene encoding protein FAR1-RELATED SEQUENCE 5-like has translation MGEIDKGMPQIGMRFRKSDEAWLFWVADGGRVGFDVRKRNKHVSIMDGQVTSCKFVCSNEGIRKKGITIDHEPKRVRAETRTNCKTRMIISLDRVAMNYEVTDLVLEHNHYLQLPQTCHLMASQRKISVLQAFEIEAAEDSGIMPEAAHELACRRVGGPFNLGYTCRDQKNYLRSKRQRELAFGQAGSMLKYFHDKMIENPSFQYSLQLDCEEDIANIFWADAKMVLDYAHFGDVVTFDTTFGTNKEYRPFGVFLGLSQFRETTIFGAALLFDETCDSFTWLFENFLATHNGRQPRTIYTDQDAAMGKAIEKVFTESYHGLCTFHIMQNALKHLCPLKGGEKDEEEGESSGEDEEEESHILTDFGECMYGYEDKVEFEEAFNNMRSKVHKQTWLDSIYKLKEKWAECYMRDVFSLGVRSTQLSESFNNSLKNHLKSDFHIVRFLMHFERTVEVKRTTELQSEFDQRKKLPRILMHTPMLVLASKEYTPIIFESFQSEHERSMAACARVLDGNNKFGVAIGSLHGHLEFEEERIVIGDPLTKTASCSCGMFYRTGILCGHGLKVLDLMNIKTLPTHYVLKRWTREARNGSIQDRQGRNVVENPKFEAQLWYRGVSHKFHTMAAKVANSLECRLILEDALDCVGPQLEEKLNATMDATNKPCDDQENVDPNVQLTSEFLSVAKLKKKEVQSKNLRRKRGWLDKLLRGKRKLTKGASSKKKQQRYVPIYT, from the coding sequence ATGGGGGAAATTGACAAGGGGATGCCTCAAATTGGCATGAGGTTTAGAAAATCGGATGAAGCTTGGCTATTTTGGGTTGCAGATGGAGGCCGTGTTGGGTTTGATGTGAGGAAGAGAAACAAACATGTAAGCATAATGGATGGTCAAGTGACTTCATGCAAATTTGTTTGTTCCAATGAGGGTATAAGAAAGAAAGGGATAACAATCGATCATGAGCCAAAGCGTGTTAGAGCTGAAACAAGAACAAATTGCAAAACTCGCATGATTATATCACTCGATCGAGTAGCAATGAATTACGAAGTCACAGATCTTGTGTTGGAACACAATCATTACCTTCAATTGCCACAAACATGTCACTTGATGGCATCACAAAGGAAGATTTCGGTACTACAAGCTTTTGAAATAGAAGCTGCCGAGGATTCTGGAATCATGCCCGAAGCTGCACATGAGCTTGCTTGTCGTCGAGTTGGTGGACCATTTAATCTCGGCTACACTTGCCGTGATCAAAAGAATTATTTGCGAAGCAAGCGGCAAAGAGAGTTGGCTTTCGGTCAAGCCGGTAGTATGTTGAAGTATTTTCATGACAAAATGATTGAGAACCCATCTTTCCAATATTCTTTGCAGTTGGATTGTGAGGAAGATATAGCCAACATATTCTGGGCTGATGCTAAAATGGTTCTTGATTATGCACACTTTGGTGATGTTGTCACATTTGATACAACATTTGGCACAAATAAAGAATATAGGCCATTTGGTGTTTTTCTTGGACTCAGTCAGTTTAGAGAAACCACCATTTTTGGTGCAGCCTTGCTATTTGATGAAACATGTGACTCATTTACATGGCTTTTTGAGAATTTTCTAGCTACACATAATGGGAGGCAACCTAGAACTATTTATACGGATCAAGATGCGGCAATGGGGAAAGCTATAGAGAAAGTCTTCACGGAATCATATCATGGATTGTGCACCTTTCATATAATGCAAAATGCTCTTAAGCATTTATGTCCATTGAAGGGTGGAGAAAAAGATGAAGAGGAGGGTGAAAGCAGCGgtgaagatgaagaggaagagtcTCATATTCTCACAGATTTTGGTGAATGCATGTATGGCTATGAGGACAAAGTAGAGTTTGAAGAGGCATTTAACAACATGAGAAGTAAAGTGCACAAGCAAACTTGGTTAGATAGTATCTACAAGTTGAAAGAAAAATGGGCTGAATGTTATATGAGAGATGTGTTCAGTTTGGGAGTGAGAAGTACACAACTTAGTGAGAGCTTCAACAATTCATTGAAAAACCATTTGAAATCAGATTTTCATATTGTTCGGTTCTTGATGCATTTTGAGAGGACAGTGGAGGTAAAAAGAACGACGGAATTGCAATCTGAATTTGATCAAAGGAAGAAGTTGCCAAGAATCCTGATGCACACACCTATGTTGGTGCTAGCAAGCAAAGAATACACTCCAATTATCTTTGAATCTTTTCAAAGTGAACATGAGAGATCCATGGCTGCATGCGCTAGAGTGTTGGATGGAAATAACAAATTTGGGGTTGCTATTGGGAGTTTGCATGGTCATTTAGAATTTGAGGAGGAGCGCATAGTGATTGGTGATCCTTTGACCAAAACAGCTTCATGTAGTTGTGGAATGTTCTATAGGACAGGAATATTGTGTGGACATGGTCTCAAAGTTCTTGACTTGATGAATATAAAGACATTACCAACACATTATGTCTTAAAGAGATGGACTAGAGAAGCACGCAATGGAAGCATACAAGATAGACAAGGAAGGAATGTGGTAGAGAATCCAAAGTTTGAAGCTCAACTTTGGTACAGGGGTGTGTCTCACAAGTTTCACACTATGGCAGCTAAAGTAGCCAACTCTCTTGAGTGTCGTTTGATATTAGAAGATGCACTTGATTGCGTTGGTCCACAACTAGAGGAGAAACTCAATGCAACTATGGATGCTACGAACAAGCCATGTGATGACCAAGAAAATGTTGACCCAAATGTGCAACTAACTAGTGAGTTTCTTAGTGTCGCAAAGCTCAAGAAAAAAGAGGTTCAATCAAAAAACTTGAGGAGAAAGAGAGGTTGGCTTGATAAGTTACTCAGGGGGAAGCGCAAACTAACTAAAGGTGCCTCATCCAAAAAAAAGCAGCAAAGGTATGTTCCCATCTATACATGA
- the LOC109763459 gene encoding uncharacterized protein: MATLQHALLTPSPLCCCSHALLHPRARKISPRYPDGAFSMAKPFLRRELPERGGTLARRMAGGRRLGVAGAGKGPFFGGGRRQGSTGRGRVVANLAFVALVAYLVVSGQFRWLLDAIVSLWLLTVLLPIVGLGALIFFAQRNILQSDCPNCGKSFRILKTSVKNGPQFCPYCTQPFSVQGDKFVREAASFSSGRTPTKAQQAFNELFNRGSNGKAPSGSGMIVDVEAEVTDIE; encoded by the exons ATGGCCACGCTCCAGCACGCTCTCCTCACTCCGTCCCCGCTCTGCTGCTGCTCGCACGCTCTCCTCCACCCAAGGGCCAGGAAGATATCTCCGAGGTacccagatggggccttctccaTGGCGAAGCCGTTCTTGCGGCGCGAGCTCCCGGAGAGGGGCGGCACCTTGGCGCGGAGAATGGCGGGCGGGCGGCGCCTTGGCGTGGCCGGGGCCGGGAAAGGCCCCTTCtttggcggcgggcggcggcaggGGTCGACCGGCCGCGGCCGGGTCGTGGCGAACCTCGCCTTCGTCGCCCTCGTGGCCTACCTCGTGGTGAGCGGCCAGTTCCGGTGGCTGCTCGACGCCATCGTCTCGCTCTGG CTCCTCACGGTACTTCTGCCTATTGTGGGTCTCGGTGCGCTCATATTCTTTGCACAACGAAATATACTTCAGAGCGAT TGTCCCAACTGTGGAAAAAGCTTCCGGATACTGAA GACATCTGTGAAGAATGGTCCACAATTCTGTCCTTATTGCACTCAACCTTTCTCTG TTCAGGGCGATAAGTTTGTCAGAGAAGCTGCTAGCTTTTCATCTGGAAGGACCCCTACAAAAGCACAACAAGCCTTCAATGAGTTATTCAACCGTGGATCAAATG GAAAAGCACCTTCTGGTTCTGGGATGATTGTAGATGTTGAGGCTGAAGTCACGGACATCGAGTGA
- the LOC109763470 gene encoding disease resistance protein RGA5-like — translation MAHVVSASLGALGPLLVKLTGLLADEYGRLKSVRRQIMPLRYELASMEAAVRKYSMLEDPDIQVKQWISMVRELAYDIEDCIDIFIYRIGNGGRQSGFKDFFCNTTRQLKALGARRGIADQIDELKARIRHVKELKNSYNLDATTCSMSSHIAVDPRLCAIFAEETNLVGIDGPRDDLAKWIVDEKVIHSRVLSIVGFGGLGKTTLANEVYRKVQGHFDCRAFVSISQKPNIRKIINDLIYKLPHPDGFTNNSDIWDEITSIAKLRELLQDKRYLIIIDDLWCTQAWSTIKCALPENNCSSRIIATTRIRDVARSCCPSYYDCVYDMEALSDLHSEILFHKRIFGSENCCPNTLKEVSDKILKKCGGLPLAIITISSLLANKPVVKVEWEKVNKSIGSTLENNKSQEGMNSILCLSYNDLSPNLKTCLLYLSVFPEDYTIDRDKLVRRWIAEGFISEECGQCQQEVAENYFYELINKSLVQPVYIGYDGKASTCRVHDMMLDIIISKSVEDNFIIVVDGEGGQTCLPNHHGFIRRLSIQHIGRELSYALACKDLRHVRSLTATSSDCIKHLPSLVEFEALRVLDFEDCEGLDEYDMHNMDKLFNLKYLSYRCTGISKLPSGIVMLGELETLDLRDTCVQELPSGIVQLIKLQHLLVAVGTKIPNGIGVMRNLRVILGFNITRSPVAAVEDLGDLTRLSELDIYLDGGGPEEYKRLEQMLLSSLCKLSDGKLMSLRITRYGGSLEFLDSWSPLPFSLQIFYMSSDCYFVNVPKWIAPTLNSLTYLDINLTELTEKGLLAVGELPTLLCLELWLKTGPKDRLIIVEDMGFPSLREFSISGEAEAYVTFMKGAMPRLEKLGIPCLVSVATTYDFYIGIEHLTCLKQVIVVLGTDGCAPSESKAAAAAIRNEAVVNLNHPTITIFGEPRDSK, via the exons ATGGCGCATGTGGTGAGCGCCTCGCTAGGCGCGTTGGGTCCCTTGCTGGTGaagcttaccggcctgcttgcCGACGAGTATGGCCGCCTCAAAAGCGTTCGGCGTCAGATCATGCCACTTAGATATGAGCTAGCCAGTATGGAAGCTGCGGTCAGGAAGTATTCTATGCTAGAAGATCCAGATATCCAGGTCAAGCAATGGATCTCCATGGTGAGAGAGTTGGCATACGATATAGAGGATTGCATAGATATTTTCATTTACCGGATCGGCAATGGTGGACGTCAGAGCGGCTTCAAGGACTTCTTCTGCAATACCACTCGCCAACTAAAGGCCCTTGGAGCACGACGTGGAATCGCCGACCAAATCGATGAACTCAAGGCTCGGATCAGGCATGTGAAAGAGCTCAAGAACAGTTACAATCTGGATGCTACTACTTGTAGCATGTCTAGCCATATAGCCGTTGATCCACGACTATGTGCTATTTTTGCCGAGGAGACAAATCTTGTGGGCATTGATGGTCCAAGAGATGATCTTGCCAAATGGATAGTGGACGAGAAAGTCATACATAGTAGGGTGTTGTCTATTGTTGGGTTTGGTGGATTAGGGAAGACAACATTAGCCAATGAGGTTTATCGCAAGGTTCAAGGGCATTTTGATTGCCGGGCTTTTGTATCAATCTCACAGAAGCCAAACATAAGAAAAATTATCAACGATCTAATCTACAAATTGCCTCACCCAGACGGGTTCACAAATAATAGCGACATTTGGGATGAAATTACATCTATTGCAAAGCTTAGAGAGCTACTACAAGATAAGAG GTATCTTATCATAATTGATGATTTATGGTGTACACAAGCATGGAGCACTATCAAGTGTGCTTTACCAGAGAATAATTGTTCTAGTAGAATAATAGCTACTACACGCATTAGAGATGTAGCAAGGTCATGTTGTCCAAGCTATTATGACTGTGTGTATGACATGGAAGCCCTAAGTGATCTGCACTCCGAAATATTGTTCCACAAAAGAATTTTTGGCTCTGAGAACTGTTGCCCAAACACGTTGAAGGAAGTTTCAGATAAAATCCTCAAAAAATGTGGAGGCTTACCATTGGCAATTATAACTATCTCTAGTTTACTAGCAAACAAACCAGTTGTCAAGGTAGAGTGGGAGAAGGTTAATAAGTCAATCGGTTCTACTTTGGAAAATAACAAGAGCCAAGAGGGAATGAATAGCATATTATGCCTTAGTTATAATGATCTTTCACCTAATCTCAAGACATGTTTGTTGTATTTAAGTGTTTTCCCCGAGGATTATACTATTGATAGGGACAAGCTAGTGAGGCGATGGATAGCAGAAGGCTTTATCTCTGAAGAGTGTGGACAATGTCAGCAAGAGGTCGCTGAGAACTACTTCTATGAGCTCATCAATAAAAGCTTGGTTCAACCAGTGTACATTGGTTATGATGGCAAAGCTAGTACCTGCCGAGTCCATGACATGATGCTTGATATTATCATTTCAAAATCGGTTGAAGATAATTTCATTATTGTTGTTGATGGAGAAGGAGGACAAACGTGCTTGCCAAATCATCATGGTTTTATTCGAAGACTATCCATCCAACACATTGGCAGGGAGCTTTCTTATGCATTGGCATGTAAAGATCTACGCCATGTTCGATCTCTAACTGCAACGTCGTCAGATTGCATCAAACACTTGCCTAGCCTTGTTGAATTTGAAGCTTTGCGTGTACTAGATTTTGAGGATTGTGAGGGTTTGGACGAGTACGATATGCACAATATGGACAAATTGTTCAACCTAAAATACCTCAGCTATAGGTGCACGGGCATATCAAAGCTACCATCAGGGATTGTAATGTTAGGTGAGCTAGAGACCCTAGATCTTAGGGATACATGTGTGCAAGAGTTGCCATCTGGAATAGTTCAGCTCATTAAACTACAACACCTACTTGTTGCAGTGGGAACTAAGATACCAAATGGAATTGGAGTAATGAGGAACTTGAGAGTCATTTTGGGCTTTAATATTACCCGTAGCCCAGTAGCTGCAGTGGAGGATCTCGGGGACCTAACAAGGTTGTCTGAACTTGACATATATTTAGATGGTGGAGGACCCGAGGAGTACAAAAGACTTGAACAAATGTTACTTTCCTCACTATGCAAGCTTAGCGACGGTAAACTCATGTCTTTACGGATAACTAGGTATGGTGGTTCCCTTGAATTCTTGGATTCTTGGTCTCCATTGCCGTTTTCCCTTCAAATATTTTATATGTCCAGCGATTGCTATTTCGTGAATGTTCCAAAATGGATTGCACCAACACTCAACAGCCTTACTTACCTGGACATTAATTTAACCGAATTAACGGAGAAGGGTCTACTCGCTGTTGGGGAGCTCCCAACCTTACTTTGCCTAGAACTGTGGTTGAAGACAGGACCAAAAGATAGGCTAATTATAGTCGAAGACATGGGATTCCCAAGTCTGAGGGAGTTCAGCATCAGCGGGGAAGCCGAGGCATACGTAACGTTCATGAAAGGCGCTATGCCCAGGCTTGAGAAGCTTGGTATTCCATGCCTTGTGTCAGTGGCAACTACCTATGACTTCTACATAGGCATTGAGCATCTCACTTGTCTGAAACAAGTAATAGTGGTGCTTGGCACAGATGGTTGCGCACCTTCCGAGAGCAAGGCTGCAGCTGCTGCGATCAGGAACGAAGCAGTAGTCAACCTCAACCATCCTACAATTACTATTTTTGGGGAACCAAGAGACTCAAAGTGA
- the LOC109763471 gene encoding uncharacterized protein translates to MVLEDESSDDQSSLPYMHSSSTDGLNEVPFSLEDPDYKELELDVMSPCEKHGMASERLVAFEETDTGRRFLACAQPADAKTARVNENLESSFTIHHLTEEKTKLDANYDKLVQDVHELMNFQEDKVVDFRHLQSAITYQQEVRKDLIDDMKAQMASEMAKKDEETQKLTLKYELLLNLTRAQATVIQNLKLNKMKEKQVLTEASMNLELKNAELTKCQEKLTQEKLELKLQVADLLKGNEKHIEEKWQLEFQNEKLKEKFRGIQAILEK, encoded by the exons ATGGTTTTGGAGGACGAAAGCAGCGACGACCAGTCTAGCCTCCCGTACATGCATTCTTCCTCCACAGACGGTCTCAACGAG GTCCCTTTCAGCCTTGAAGATCCAGATTACAAGGAGCTTGAGCTGGATGTGATGTCTCCATGTGAGAAGCACGGCATGGCATCTGAGAGGCTTGTTGCCTTTGAAGAAACAGACACAGGCAGACGGTTTTTAGCATGTGCACAGCCG GCAG ATGCCAAAACTGCTAGGGTGAATGAAAATCTTGAAAGTTCTTTCACTATCCACCATCTGACAGAAGAGAAGACCAAGCTGGATGCCAACTATGACAAGCTAGTTCAAGATGTGCATGAGCTGATGAACTTCCAGGAAGATAAGGTGGTGGATTTCAGACATCTGCAGTCTGCCATTACATATCAGCAGGAGGTAAGAAAAGATCTGATTGATGATATGAAGGCACAGATGGCAAGTGAGATGGCAAAGAAAGATGAAGAGACCCAGAAACTTACTCTCAAGTATGAGCTGCTGCTCAACCTGACAAGAGCTCAAGCAACAGTCATTCAGAACTTGAAGCTGAACAAAATGAAAGAGAAGCAAGTGCTTACTGAAGCTAGTATGAATTTGGAGCTGAAGAATGCAGAGCTAACAAAGTGTCAGGAGAAGCTCACCCAAGAGAAGCTAGAGTTGAAGCTTCAGGTTGCTGATCTGCTTAAGGGAAATGAAAAGCATATTGAAGAGAAGTGGCAGTTAGAGTTTCAGAATGAAAAGTTGAAGGAGAAGTTCAGGGGGATTCAGGCCATCTTGGAGAAGTGA